In a single window of the Centropristis striata isolate RG_2023a ecotype Rhode Island chromosome 18, C.striata_1.0, whole genome shotgun sequence genome:
- the cgrrf1 gene encoding cell growth regulator with RING finger domain protein 1, with product MAAVFLVTLFEYSPLFYISVVSLCFVVTAAMVLGWFGFDVPVILRSSDETESLLQTPEKQMVQMTNPFTLDMGSGPASVTDGVSVRPCCLEPCILSCFWGCEVSALQGALQAHQHSLRLRTPQYFQEVLHLHYHHCQTFHVGSEDTVEYHTQIPADQGITDFGTLPRERYPLVAVLTLAEPEARDAYNIVASVTVIHVPDDKYSLSARVLFQYLLTSQGNMYELKPLFMSADSVGAPQPPDTEQSTQPSEPNNKASIVEQCTVLEEEEEEKEEEEEEELSERRGKDCVVCQNAAVNKVLLPCRHACVCDSCVSHFQHCPICRAFVQESFTLIQGPAAEH from the exons CTTATTTGAGTACTCCCCATTGTTTTACATAAGTGTGGTTTCTTTGTGTTTCGTTGTTACCGCCGCCATGGTGCTGGGCTG GTTTGGCTTTGATGTCCCAGTGATCCTTCGCAGCTCTGATGAGACTGAGTCGCTTCTACAAACTCCTGAGAAGCAAATGGTTCAGATGACCAATCCCTTTACCTTGGACATGGGCTCTGGGCCTGCATCTGTCACTG ATGGTGTGTCAGTGAGGCCTTGTTGTCTGGAACCCTGTATCCTGAGCTGTTTCTGGGGCTGTGAGGTCAGTGCCCTGCAGGGAGCCCTGCAGGCCCACCAGCACAGCTTGAGGCTCAGAACCCCTCAATATTTCCAGGAGGTCCTGCACCTTCATTACCACCACTGTCAGACATTCCA TGTCGGCAGTGAAGACACAGTGGAATACCACACACAGATTCCTGCTGACCAAGGGATCACAGATTTTGGGACGTTGCCAAGGGAACGCTACCCTCTTGTAGCTGTGCTGACGCTGGCAGAGCCAGAAGCCAGAGACGCATACAACATT GTGGCCAGTGTGACAGTTATTCATGTTCCTGATGACAAATACAGCCTTTCAGCACGTGTTCTTTTTCAGTACCTCCTCACCTCACAAGGGAACATGTACGAATTAAAG CCTCTCTTCATGTCAGCTGACAGTGTGGGTGCACCTCAGCCTCCTGACACAGAGCAGAGCACCCAACCCAGTGAACCCAACAACAAGGCCAGCATAGTGGAGCAGTGTACAGTgcttgaggaggaggaggaggagaaggaggaggaggaggaggaggagctgtctGAGCGGAGGGGTAAAGACTGTGTGGTCTGTCAGAATGCAGCAGTGAACAAGGTGTTGCTGCCTTGCAgacatgcctgtgtgtgtgacagctgtgtgtcacaCTTCCAGCACTGCCCCATCTGCAGGGCCTTCGTCCAGGAGTCCTTCACCCTGATACAGGGACCAGCAGCAGAACATTGA